One window from the genome of Nicotiana sylvestris chromosome 9, ASM39365v2, whole genome shotgun sequence encodes:
- the LOC138877632 gene encoding uncharacterized protein yields the protein MRFARSQEQSQGSYRSQYFERTPIPPPPQLQVTDPGFTLSCITPFVARKFGIVPEILSDPFVVTTPVGESIISRRVYRGCTISVCGRQNSADLVELEMLDFDAILGMDWLTACYATVDCRAKTTRFYFPGNPVLEWEGNTTTPRGRFISYLKARKMITKGYIYHIVLVKDADAEIPTPQSIPVVKEYADVFPDELPSIPPEQEIDFGIDLLLGTQTISIPSYRMAPAELKKLKEQLKNLLEKGFIRPNTSPWGVPVLFVWKKDGSLRMCIAYRQLNKVTIKNKYSLPRIDDLFDQLHGARCFSKIDLRSGYHQSVAFLRHIVSDGGIKVDTQKIEVVKSWPRPTTPTEIRSFLGLAGYYQRLTSAPILALPEGPDGYAMYCDASGALEMKVEQKGYLNIEVCSRTVKRIKMAKPGLKKALEKATLGLKQGPPGVMPGNTRFGGIFVGGGGKEACSSPLPDKSASSASSASISS from the exons ATGAGATTTGCCAGGTCTCAGGAGCAGTCTCAGGGTAGTTACAGGTCCCAGTACTTTGAACGGACACCTATACCTCCGCCACCTCAGCTACAGGTTACAG acccaggatttactttatcatgtattaccccatttgtcgcgaggaaatttggtatagtacctgaaatactaagtgatccttttgtGGTAACTACACCGGTCGGAGAATCAATTATCTCTAGACGCGTTTACCGAGGTTGTACGATATCAGTTTGTGGTCGTCAAAACTCAGCCGACCTAGTTGaactagagatgttggatttcgatgctatcttgggcatggactggttgacAGCTTGTTATGCCACAGTTGATTGTCGAGCAAAGACAACTAGATTTTATTTTCCGGGTAATCCAGTCCTTGAATGGGAAGGTAATACAACGACACCCAGAggcaggtttatttcctatctgaaggcgaggaaaatgatcACAAAAGGGtacatttatcatattgtgcTAGTTAAAGATGCAGATGCTGAGATACCTACACCTCAGTCTATTCCAGTAGTAAAGGAGTACGCGgatgtatttccagatgaacttCCAAGTATTCCTCCAGAGCAagagattgattttggcatcgatttgctTCTAGGAACTCAAACAATATCCATCCCTTcgtatagaatggcacctgccgAATTAAAGAAGTTAAAGGAGCAGTTAAAAAATTTactggagaaaggtttcatcagacCCAATACCTCACCTTGGGGTGTACCGGTATTGTTTGTATGGAAGAAAGACGGCTCGCTAAGGATGTGTATCGCctataggcaactgaacaaggtaactattaagaataagtactcgcttccaaggatagacgacttgtttgatcagttgcatgGAGCTagatgtttttcaaagatagatttgagatcggggtaccaccag TCCGTAGCATTCTTGAGGCATATTGTATCCGAcggaggtataaaggtagacactcagaagattgaggtTGTGAAgtcctggcctagacctaccactccgacagagattcgtagctttctaggcttagcaggataTTACCAGAG GTTGACTTCAGCGCCAATTCTAGCACTTCCAGAAggtccagatggttatgccatgtattgtgatgcctcag gtgcATTGGAGATGAAAGTAGAGCAAAAGGGATACCTAAACATTGAAGTGTGCTCGAGAACAGTGAAAAGGATAAAGATGGCGAAGCCAGGCCTAAAGAAAGCATTAGAGAAGGCGACGCTAGGCCTAAAGCAAGGTCCACCAGGCGTTATGCCTGGCAACACCAG gttcggaggaattttcgttggtggtggcggaaaagaagcttgttcatcaccgcttccggaCAAATctgcatcctccgcaagttcagctagcatttcttcgtaa